One window of Gavia stellata isolate bGavSte3 unplaced genomic scaffold, bGavSte3.hap2 HAP2_SCAFFOLD_85, whole genome shotgun sequence genomic DNA carries:
- the LOC132320820 gene encoding brefeldin A-inhibited guanine nucleotide-exchange protein 2-like — protein RDALDADIHIDTEDQGMYKYMSSHHLFKLLDCLQESHSFSKAFNSNYEQRTVLWRAGFKGKSKPNLLKQETSSLACCLRILFRMYVDENRRDSWDAIQQRLLSVCSEALAYFITVNSESHREAWTNLLLLLLTKTLKISDEKFRAHASTYYPYLCEIMQFDLIPELRAVLRKFFLRIGVVFKICLTEEQIRTTGMNLPSW, from the exons CGAGATGCATTGGATGCAGATATCCACATTGACACAGAAGACCAAGGAATGTATAAATATATGTCTTCACATCACCTCTTTAAGTTACTAGATTGTCTGCAAGAGTctcattcattttcaaaagcctttaaTTCAAATTATGAACAGCGAACTGTGTTATGGAGAGCAG GGTTCAAGGGTAAATCAAAACCCAATCTCTTAAAACAAGAGACCAGTAGCTTGGCTTGTTGCTTGAGAATACTCTTTCGAATGTATGTGGATGAAAACCGCCGAGACTCCTGGGATGCTATACAACAACGACTGCTTAG TGTATGCAGTGAAGCCCTGGCATATTTTATTACTGTGAACTCAGAAAGCCACAGAGAAGCTTGGACTAATCtcctgctcttgcttttaacaaaaacactaaaaatcaGTGATGAAAAG TTTAGGGCACATGCTTCAACATATTATCCATATTTGTGTGAAATAATGCAATTTGACCTGATTCCTGAGCTTCGAGCTGTGCTACGGAAGTTCTTCCTGCGTATAGGTGTTGTGTTCAAAATCTGCCTAACAGAGGAGCAGATACGGACAACTGGGATGAACTTGCCTTCGTGGTAG